A single genomic interval of Microbacterium sp. zg-Y1090 harbors:
- a CDS encoding YlxR family protein, with translation MHGGGRMESVRTCVGCRARAPRAALVRVVAIDSQVVLDERGSMPGRGAWVHRTHECVDAAIRRRAFGRALRVSGSLDTQTLQNHFQRNG, from the coding sequence ATGCACGGAGGGGGTAGGATGGAATCTGTTCGAACGTGCGTGGGATGCCGCGCACGCGCCCCCCGTGCCGCGCTCGTCAGAGTCGTGGCCATCGATTCGCAGGTCGTCCTGGACGAACGAGGATCGATGCCCGGAAGGGGCGCGTGGGTGCACCGCACGCACGAGTGCGTGGATGCCGCCATCCGGCGCCGTGCCTTCGGGCGAGCACTACGTGTGTCAGGTTCGCTTGACACGCAGACCCTTCAGAACCACTTCCAGCGAAACGGCTGA